In one Sulfitobacter sp. LCG007 genomic region, the following are encoded:
- a CDS encoding histidine kinase dimerization/phosphoacceptor domain -containing protein, which yields MKAVPHPNQEQRLRALHSYEILDTDREKDFDDIAQLAAAICEAPVSLISLVDADRQWFKAETGFGQTQTPLSMSICSHAILEEEFVEISDTLNDPRAAENPLVCGEPGVRFYAGALLTTEGGLPIGTLCVLDYKPRTLTPLQRDALRVLARQVMMQFEMRKALRSAELLRHEVDHRVKNSLQSLSALARIQLRSLRSDEAVSAMTSFRARLDAVSALHEHLYRFDSAVNLDLGEYIRSVCTYLMPTLPSGVSLDVEAKYVRVSASQAVSVGTLVNEFVANSLKHAFPEGEGSIRVSMHHEQDGMFRVLLADDGIGAAEDAAEESGGLGLKIIEVACMELGCELEVVDVERGYARSITFRPEHEVYSHR from the coding sequence ATGAAAGCCGTGCCTCATCCTAACCAGGAGCAGCGACTCCGGGCTCTGCATTCCTATGAGATCCTGGATACCGACAGGGAAAAGGATTTCGACGATATCGCCCAGCTCGCCGCGGCGATCTGCGAGGCGCCCGTCAGTCTGATCAGCCTCGTCGACGCGGATCGGCAATGGTTCAAGGCCGAGACCGGATTCGGCCAGACCCAGACTCCGTTGTCCATGTCGATCTGTTCGCATGCGATCCTGGAAGAGGAATTCGTCGAGATCAGCGACACGCTGAACGACCCCCGGGCCGCGGAAAACCCTCTTGTGTGCGGCGAGCCGGGCGTGCGCTTCTACGCGGGGGCGCTGCTGACCACCGAAGGGGGGCTGCCGATCGGGACCCTCTGCGTTCTGGACTACAAGCCCCGGACGCTGACTCCGTTGCAGCGCGACGCCCTTCGGGTCCTGGCAAGACAGGTCATGATGCAATTCGAGATGCGCAAGGCGCTGCGGTCGGCGGAACTTCTGCGTCACGAGGTCGACCATAGGGTCAAGAATTCCCTGCAGTCGCTTTCGGCGCTGGCGCGCATCCAGCTGCGCAGCCTGCGCTCGGATGAGGCGGTCTCGGCGATGACCTCGTTCCGCGCCCGCCTCGACGCCGTGTCGGCGCTGCATGAACATCTCTATCGTTTCGACAGCGCCGTGAACCTCGACCTGGGCGAATACATCCGCAGCGTCTGCACCTATCTGATGCCTACCCTGCCGTCGGGAGTCTCGTTGGATGTCGAAGCCAAATACGTAAGGGTTTCGGCGAGCCAGGCGGTGTCCGTCGGCACACTGGTGAACGAATTCGTCGCCAATTCGCTCAAGCATGCCTTTCCCGAAGGAGAGGGGTCGATCCGCGTCAGCATGCACCATGAGCAGGACGGAATGTTCCGCGTTCTGCTGGCGGATGACGGCATCGGCGCGGCAGAGGACGCGGCAGAGGAAAGCGGCGGGCTCGGCCTCAAGATCATCGAGGTCGCCTGCATGGAGCTCGGCTGCGAGCTCGAGGTCGTGGACGTCGAGCGCGGCTACGCGCGCAGCATCACGTTCAGGCCAGAGCACGAGGTCTACTCCCACAGGTAG
- the rpsO gene encoding 30S ribosomal protein S15, with product MSITAEEKTRLIKEYGTTEGDTGSPEVQVAILSSRIATLTEHFKTHKKDNHGRRGLLKMVATRRKLLDYVKGKDESRYQDLIKRLGLRR from the coding sequence ATGTCGATCACCGCGGAAGAAAAGACCCGTCTGATCAAGGAATACGGCACCACCGAGGGCGACACCGGCTCGCCCGAAGTACAGGTCGCCATCCTCAGCTCGCGGATCGCGACGCTGACCGAGCATTTCAAGACGCACAAGAAGGACAACCACGGCCGCCGTGGCCTTCTGAAGATGGTCGCCACGCGCCGCAAGCTTCTCGACTACGTCAAGGGCAAGGACGAATCGCGCTATCAGGACCTGATCAAGCGTCTCGGCCTGCGTCGCTGA
- a CDS encoding DUF1643 domain-containing protein, which yields MAEPSTIVRNHVADGIASQAIYSDCAVYRYALTRRWDPAGGRLGYVMLNPSTASEVQNDPTVERCQRRALRLGFGAFRVCNLFAWRATAPADLRRAEQPVGPANDAAILECARWADLLIVAWGVHGAHLGRGLEVEAMLRAAGVAMHHLGLSRDGHPRHPLYLPYAREPRIWEAPFPAHA from the coding sequence GTGGCTGAACCTTCCACGATCGTCCGGAACCACGTCGCCGACGGGATCGCATCGCAGGCGATCTACTCGGACTGCGCGGTCTACCGCTATGCCCTGACCCGCAGGTGGGACCCGGCGGGCGGACGGCTCGGCTATGTGATGCTGAACCCCTCGACCGCGAGCGAGGTGCAGAACGATCCGACCGTCGAACGCTGCCAGCGCCGGGCCCTGCGTCTGGGCTTCGGGGCTTTCCGGGTCTGCAATCTCTTCGCCTGGCGCGCCACCGCCCCGGCGGACTTGCGCCGGGCGGAACAACCGGTCGGCCCGGCGAACGACGCGGCCATCCTGGAGTGCGCGCGATGGGCCGATCTGCTGATCGTGGCCTGGGGCGTGCATGGCGCGCATCTCGGACGCGGCTTGGAGGTGGAGGCGATGTTGCGCGCCGCGGGCGTCGCGATGCATCACCTCGGGCTCAGCCGCGACGGGCACCCCCGCCATCCGCTGTACCTGCCCTATGCCCGCGAACCGCGCATCTGGGAGGCCCCCTTTCCGGCGCACGCCTGA
- the truB gene encoding tRNA pseudouridine(55) synthase TruB, translated as MARKRKGRDISGWLVVDKPAGPTSTAVVNKVRWAFDAMKAGHAGTLDPEATGVLAVALGDATKTVPYITDAMKAYVFTVRLGQATNTDDAEGEVIAQSDLRPDEATIKSALGRFVGDIEQVPPQFSAVKIDGQRAYKRAREGETMELAARPLFVESLLLLDRPDPDHVVLEMVCGKGGYVRAIARDLGDALGCRGHVTTLRRIWSGPFEAEQGLSMERIEAMARTPELDDFLLPLEQGLADLPEVAATADGAARLRNGNPGMVLARDIEYGDECWASFEGRAVAVGRYRSGELHPSRVFGSGG; from the coding sequence ATGGCACGCAAGCGCAAGGGGCGAGATATTTCAGGATGGCTGGTGGTCGACAAGCCCGCGGGGCCGACCTCGACCGCCGTGGTCAACAAGGTCCGCTGGGCCTTCGACGCGATGAAGGCGGGCCATGCCGGAACGCTCGATCCCGAGGCGACAGGCGTGCTGGCGGTGGCACTGGGCGATGCGACCAAAACCGTGCCCTACATCACCGACGCGATGAAGGCCTACGTCTTCACGGTCCGGCTCGGGCAGGCCACGAACACCGACGATGCCGAGGGCGAAGTGATCGCGCAAAGCGACCTGCGGCCGGACGAGGCGACAATCAAGTCGGCGCTCGGCCGGTTCGTCGGCGACATCGAGCAGGTCCCGCCGCAGTTCTCGGCGGTCAAGATCGACGGCCAGCGCGCCTACAAGCGCGCGCGCGAGGGCGAGACGATGGAACTCGCGGCACGGCCCCTTTTCGTCGAATCGCTGCTTCTGCTGGACCGACCCGATCCCGACCACGTGGTGCTCGAGATGGTCTGCGGCAAGGGCGGCTACGTGCGGGCGATCGCACGCGACCTCGGCGATGCGCTGGGGTGCAGGGGCCATGTCACGACCCTGCGGCGGATCTGGTCCGGGCCCTTCGAGGCCGAACAGGGGCTGAGCATGGAGCGTATCGAGGCGATGGCGCGGACGCCGGAACTCGATGATTTCCTCCTCCCGCTCGAGCAGGGGCTGGCGGATCTGCCCGAAGTCGCGGCTACCGCCGATGGCGCGGCACGGCTCCGCAACGGCAACCCCGGCATGGTGCTGGCCCGCGACATCGAATACGGCGACGAATGCTGGGCCTCCTTCGAAGGCAGGGCGGTGGCCGTGGGACGCTACAGGTCCGGCGAGCTGCATCCGAGCCGGGTGTTCGGCAGCGGTGGCTGA
- a CDS encoding phosphodiester glycosidase family protein: MKRAGRLWAAALAALGSCAAAGDGSACRGESYLGARYTVCEVDMDQADLRLFLYDEAGAPYGQFLAIERALSDRGEHLAFGMNAGMYHEDRAPVGLYVEDGREIRPLVERASGGNFGLLPNGVFCLGDGRADVMETDRYARERPDCRYATQSGPMLVIDGELHPRFLQDGTSVYVRNGVGTTADGKRAVFVISDEAVNFHQFGSFFRDHLKLPQALYFDGSVSRLYAPGLGRNDFGFSLGPIVGLVTSEAS; encoded by the coding sequence ATGAAACGGGCGGGACGGCTCTGGGCTGCGGCACTTGCCGCTCTAGGTTCCTGCGCGGCGGCGGGGGACGGTTCGGCCTGTCGGGGCGAAAGCTACCTCGGCGCGCGCTACACGGTCTGCGAGGTCGACATGGATCAGGCAGACCTGCGACTTTTCCTCTACGACGAAGCGGGCGCGCCCTACGGGCAATTCCTCGCCATCGAGCGGGCGCTGTCGGACCGCGGAGAACATCTTGCCTTCGGGATGAACGCGGGCATGTATCACGAGGACCGCGCCCCAGTCGGCCTTTATGTCGAGGACGGCCGCGAGATCCGGCCACTGGTCGAACGGGCGAGTGGCGGAAATTTCGGGCTCCTGCCCAACGGCGTGTTCTGCCTCGGCGACGGCCGGGCGGACGTCATGGAAACCGACCGCTATGCGCGCGAACGTCCCGACTGCCGCTATGCGACGCAGTCCGGGCCGATGCTCGTCATCGACGGAGAGCTGCATCCGCGTTTCCTTCAGGACGGCACATCGGTCTACGTGCGCAACGGGGTGGGCACGACCGCCGACGGCAAGCGGGCGGTGTTCGTCATTTCCGATGAGGCGGTCAACTTCCACCAGTTCGGCAGCTTCTTCCGCGATCACCTCAAGCTGCCGCAGGCCCTGTACTTCGATGGCAGCGTGTCGCGGCTGTACGCGCCGGGACTGGGGCGCAACGATTTCGGTTTCAGCCTCGGTCCCATCGTCGGACTGGTGACGTCCGAAGCGTCCTGA
- the rbfA gene encoding 30S ribosome-binding factor RbfA, which yields MTRNRTHEGSGPSQRQLRVGELIRRSLSEVLARGDVHDPELNRLSITVGEVRTSPDLRIATAFVLPLGGEGREDVLKLLARNRGELRRMVSKKLALKFAPDLRFQIDETFDRMDETRRMLQQDAVRRDTGTE from the coding sequence ATGACACGCAACCGAACTCATGAAGGCTCCGGCCCCTCGCAGCGCCAGCTCCGTGTAGGCGAGCTGATCCGGCGGTCGCTCTCGGAAGTGCTGGCACGCGGCGACGTCCATGACCCCGAACTGAACCGCCTCTCGATCACCGTCGGAGAGGTACGCACTTCGCCCGATCTGCGTATCGCCACCGCCTTCGTGCTGCCCCTTGGCGGCGAGGGTCGCGAAGACGTCCTGAAGCTTCTGGCGCGCAACCGGGGAGAGCTGCGGCGCATGGTGTCGAAGAAGCTCGCCCTGAAGTTCGCGCCGGATCTGCGGTTCCAGATCGACGAGACCTTCGACCGGATGGACGAGACGCGGCGCATGCTTCAGCAGGATGCGGTGCGGCGCGACACGGGAACCGAATGA
- the dapB gene encoding 4-hydroxy-tetrahydrodipicolinate reductase gives MAERVGIAVTGVSGRMGRMLVQMISETGAAVLSGAVERAGHEWIGQDLGRLLGGAPSGVIVTDDAARAFADARAVVDFTAPRASIAFAKAAAEAGIVHVIGTTGMTAEEIAELAPAAEKTVVIRAGNMSLGVNLLVQITKQVAAALDADFDIEVIEAHHNCKVDAPSGTALMLGEAAAEGRGVRLEDVSERGRDGITGARRRGDIGFAAIRGGDIIGEHDVMFASAEERIVLRHVASDRRVFARGALKAALWGQGKPAGGYDMLDVLGLKTG, from the coding sequence ATGGCGGAACGGGTAGGGATCGCGGTAACGGGCGTCTCGGGCCGAATGGGCCGGATGCTGGTGCAGATGATTTCCGAAACCGGCGCGGCCGTGCTTTCAGGGGCGGTCGAGCGCGCGGGCCATGAGTGGATCGGCCAGGATCTCGGCAGGCTTCTCGGTGGCGCACCCTCCGGCGTGATCGTGACCGACGACGCTGCGCGGGCTTTCGCCGATGCGCGGGCGGTCGTCGATTTTACCGCCCCGCGTGCGAGCATCGCCTTCGCGAAGGCCGCCGCCGAGGCCGGGATCGTCCATGTCATCGGCACAACCGGGATGACGGCGGAAGAGATCGCGGAACTTGCCCCGGCGGCGGAAAAGACCGTGGTTATCCGGGCCGGCAACATGAGCCTCGGGGTCAACCTGCTGGTCCAGATCACGAAACAGGTCGCGGCGGCACTGGACGCGGATTTCGACATCGAGGTGATCGAGGCCCATCACAACTGCAAGGTCGATGCGCCCTCGGGGACCGCACTGATGCTGGGAGAGGCCGCCGCCGAGGGGCGCGGCGTCAGGCTCGAGGACGTGTCGGAACGGGGCAGGGACGGGATTACCGGGGCACGGCGGCGCGGAGATATCGGTTTTGCCGCCATCCGGGGTGGGGATATCATCGGCGAGCATGATGTGATGTTCGCGTCCGCCGAAGAGCGCATCGTGCTGCGCCATGTCGCAAGTGACCGGCGCGTCTTTGCGCGCGGAGCACTCAAGGCCGCGCTCTGGGGGCAGGGCAAGCCGGCGGGAGGTTACGACATGCTGGACGTTCTGGGCCTGAAAACCGGCTGA
- a CDS encoding DUF1674 domain-containing protein — translation MTDTPDLPDDIPPEARRALAEAEERRRQTAAIDLPPELGGRREGLEPVRYGDWEKKGLAVDF, via the coding sequence ATGACCGATACGCCCGACCTACCCGACGATATCCCCCCGGAGGCCCGCCGCGCGCTGGCCGAGGCCGAAGAGCGGCGGCGTCAGACTGCGGCGATCGACCTGCCCCCGGAACTCGGCGGGCGTCGCGAGGGGCTCGAGCCGGTGCGCTATGGCGACTGGGAGAAGAAGGGCCTCGCGGTCGATTTCTGA